Proteins encoded by one window of Nocardia goodfellowii:
- a CDS encoding S1C family serine protease, which yields MVVEVDDAAMDAYSRTVIEVAGSVTPHVASVRTRRGSGSAVVFTDDGFLLTNAHVVGSSSGGEVVFADGVESRFDVVGIDPLSDLAVLRARGGAPGAVRLGDADKLVVGQLVVAVGNPLGLAGSVTAGVVSALGRAVPVASRRAGRVIEDVIQTDAALNPGNSGGALANSAGLVVGINTAVAGIGVGLAIPINATTRRIIGTLHSDGRVRRAYLGLVGVPAPLPAAIATRTGQRAGVRIMEVVRGGPAEQGGLRRGDLVLSVARAQVHDAQGIQRQLFGDAIGKPMPVTVLRNGAMVDVFAIPIELTVD from the coding sequence ATGGTGGTCGAGGTGGACGACGCTGCGATGGACGCGTACTCCCGCACGGTGATCGAGGTCGCGGGGTCGGTGACCCCGCATGTGGCCAGCGTGCGGACCCGGCGGGGGAGCGGATCGGCGGTGGTGTTCACCGATGACGGATTCCTGCTCACCAACGCGCACGTGGTCGGGTCGTCCTCGGGCGGCGAGGTGGTGTTCGCCGACGGTGTCGAATCCCGGTTCGACGTGGTCGGTATCGATCCGCTGTCGGATCTCGCCGTGCTGCGTGCCCGCGGTGGTGCGCCCGGCGCGGTGCGTCTCGGTGACGCCGACAAACTCGTGGTCGGGCAATTGGTTGTCGCGGTGGGCAATCCGCTGGGGTTGGCGGGTTCGGTCACCGCGGGCGTGGTCAGCGCGCTGGGCCGGGCGGTCCCGGTCGCCTCCCGCCGCGCGGGCCGCGTCATCGAGGACGTCATCCAGACCGACGCCGCCCTGAATCCGGGCAATTCCGGTGGGGCGCTTGCCAATTCGGCCGGACTGGTGGTCGGCATCAACACCGCCGTCGCGGGTATCGGTGTGGGCCTGGCGATTCCGATCAACGCCACCACCCGCCGCATCATCGGCACACTGCACAGCGACGGCCGAGTACGCCGCGCCTACCTCGGCCTGGTCGGGGTCCCCGCCCCGCTCCCCGCCGCCATCGCCACCCGCACCGGCCAGCGCGCCGGCGTGCGCATCATGGAGGTCGTCCGTGGTGGCCCGGCCGAACAGGGCGGCCTGCGCCGCGGCGACCTGGTGCTCAGCGTCGCCCGCGCCCAGGTCCACGACGCCCAGGGCATCCAGCGCCAGCTCTTCGGCGACGCCATCGGCAAACCGATGCCCGTGACGGTATTGCGCAACGGCGCGATGGTCGACGTCTTCGCGATCCCGATCGAACTGACGGTGGATTAG
- a CDS encoding Uma2 family endonuclease, whose amino-acid sequence MTAIYDWANSGNLQPEPITVEIWRKLPEDFCRLVEVVDGNAVRCAEPTRAHQKAARVLVNMLEDAARDYLRANPEDCLDVSGDFDVVLWEVPSTTIRSPDAALFECAPDELRPLPARFLKVIVEVVSPRHTKTDRVDKMAEYADAGIPWYWIVTLADNDVNGIELYALDHAAGQYKFVRELKDGDSAVDLPIRIHLDWERLRNLVL is encoded by the coding sequence GTGACCGCCATCTACGACTGGGCCAACTCCGGCAACCTTCAGCCAGAGCCGATCACCGTCGAAATCTGGCGGAAGCTTCCCGAAGATTTCTGTCGCCTGGTAGAGGTAGTGGACGGCAACGCTGTGCGCTGCGCGGAACCGACGAGGGCGCACCAAAAAGCGGCGCGTGTATTGGTCAATATGCTCGAAGACGCCGCACGCGACTACTTACGCGCCAACCCTGAGGATTGTCTCGACGTTTCGGGCGATTTCGACGTCGTTCTCTGGGAGGTTCCGAGCACAACGATCCGCAGTCCCGACGCGGCGCTGTTCGAGTGTGCCCCTGACGAATTGCGACCGCTCCCGGCCCGCTTCCTCAAAGTCATCGTCGAGGTAGTTTCGCCCCGCCACACCAAGACAGACCGTGTCGACAAGATGGCCGAGTACGCCGACGCCGGAATTCCGTGGTATTGGATCGTGACCCTCGCCGATAACGACGTCAACGGCATCGAGTTGTACGCGCTCGACCACGCGGCGGGGCAATACAAATTCGTCCGCGAACTCAAAGACGGGGACAGCGCCGTAGACCTGCCGATCCGCATTCACCTCGACTGGGAACGGCTGCGCAATCTGGTGCTGTAG